The DNA window ACGTTTTTTGAAAGAGCTTTTCGTCTGTCTTTCTGCCTTTTCTTCATACACATCAGCAAAGGAGACGTGAGCTATTCTATACCAGAGCAGGTGAAACGCGGATCTGTAATCGGAAATATAGCCAAGGATCTGAGGTTGGATGTTTAGCGATTGGGTGTTATTTTTTGGTTTAAACTACACTTCGTTTTTCACAGTTTGAAATACACATTCAAACATAATTACCTATAGACTTCATCGGTGTCCTATTTAAATTTAGTACTGTGAAGGCTTTTCCGGATTTCTCAGTAGGCTGGTGTATCGCTGTGATCTCTACACCAATTCTCAAAATCTTTCAATTTCTCTTTTTACATCACCATGTAGGTTCAAAAAGTATTTTTTCGATAGTAGTGTCATTTAGGTAGAAGCTTGCTCATTGCTTGTCTATGTCATTCTGATTCATATGTTTAACAGGCACTGCAACTGTTATTCGTCTTTAAGGAAGTCTGATTGTTGTATTCGACCATAGTAATTCTGACATGCAGTAGGCTAAGCGTGTTTTCTTACCCTGTTTTAGAGTAACTGAATGGAGGACAATGTTGAGTTATTAAATTAAATCCGTTTAAAAATAAGAACTTGACATGGACATACGTTATTATACATTTTTCTGATTTCTCATTTCACAAGAAATATATTGGAGTAGATTGAGATTTAAGCCTATTGCGTTGTCGCGTTCTGAAACATCCTCATTGATAATTCAGCTACGCTTGAATTCAGCACCAGGCACGTGGACAGCGACTAAACTTATTTCCTTCACTTTAACATCAGTTCAAATCCTGCCAAACTCAAATGAAGACGGGAACACCACATGTTGGTTTGTTGAGTGAGGACACGTTGATAGCTAGTAGAATCCGTGCATTAAATTGGCTTAAAGGAGAAAGTTGCGACTTGTGTAAACTCAATGTTTTTACCTTATGGGACTGTTCCGATTCATGAAAAGGAGTTCATACATCACACAAGCATTACTTTACAATATTTCTGTATAACTATTTAGTATTTAACTGAAGTTATAGGCTACATCATATTTGTAGGAATATATAATTATAAGATAGAAAACTATTGAAGTACATTGTGTGGTGTTTTTTTAATGACTCAGGATGTCGCTGTTCACCAGCTAAGAAAAGTTAGGCAGCCTACACTTCTCAACCCGCTAATTTATTAGTCAGAGGGCGGATACAACCTACCGCGCCATTATCACTGAGGAGCAGTCGGCCAAAGGACCTAATTTCTTCAGTTGGGTAATTTATCTTAGCCAATATTTGTAGTGGCCTACATTGCATGATCATTTTTGTTCACCTTGTAATTGGAATATTTTCGTTTTGTACATCGAACATGGGCTACATTGGATTTACAGTTTCAGCTTTTGTCCTCCATCTGGCTTTTGTTCTATCCCTGATACGCATCAGCAATGGCGACATGACCTATTCTATTCCAGAGGAGATGAAACGCGGATCTGTGGTCGGAAATATAGCCAAGGATCTTGGGTTGGATGCTAAAAGACTGTCGGCTCGAAAAGCTCGTTTAGAAGAAGATGGAACTAAACACTTCTGTGACATTAACCTGAATTCGGGAGATCTTGTTGTCGTTGAAAGAATTGATAGGGAGCAGCTTTGCGGTCCGAGGATTTCATGTGGGCTCAAATATGAAATGGTTCTTGAAAGTCCTTTAGAATTGCATCGCATATCTCTTCAGATTCAGGATGTGAACGATAATTCACCACAGTTTGCAGATGATGTTATCAAATTGGAAATAAGGGAATCAGCTGATAGAGGTGAACGTTTCCCCATTAATGAGGCCCACGATGCAGATATAGGTCAGAATGCAGTTCAAAGCTACTCTTTACAAAGGAATGACCATTTTGTCTTGAATGTTCATACTAATCGAGATGGGGGAAAATACGGTGAGTTAGTGTTAGAGAAAGAGCTGGACCGAGAACAAAAGCAGGAGGTGACGTTGTTACTTACTGCTGTTGACGGTGGGACTCCACAGAGATCTGGTACTGTAGTTATACACGTCACTGTGTTGGATGCTAACGACAATATTCCAATATTTAGCCAGGACGTGTATAAGGTCAGTCTACCAGAAAATTCTCCGCTGGGCACCGTAGTAGATACAGTCCGCGCAACTGATGTAGACGAGGGGGCAAATGGCGAGGTAACATATGATCTAGGTCGAGTTTCTGAGGAGTTGAAGAATTTGTTTCACCTCGATAGTAAAACTGGGGTTATAATACTGTCTGGACCGATAGATTATGAGGAGCAGCCCATTTATGAGTTGCGCGTCCTCGCCAAAGATGGTGCAGGTTTGGTGTCATACACAAAAGTACTGATAGATATTACTGACGTAAACGACAACGCACCAGTGATATTAATAAAAACTCTAGCCAATCCAATTCCCGAGAATGTGTTACCTGGAACAGAGGTGGGCATCATTAATGTACAGGATAAAGACTCTGAGGGGAATAGACAGGTCCGATGCTCCATTCAACAAAATGTTCCATTCAAATTAAATCCCTCAATCAAAAACTATTATTCACTGGTAACAACAGGTGAACTAGACCGTGAGATAATATCAGATTATAACATAACTATCACTGCCACTGACGAGGGGACTCCGCCTTTATCCTCCTCAAAGACTATTCATTTATCTGTATCAGACGTTAATGACAATCCTCCTGCGTTTGAAGAACAATCCTACAGGGCCTATGTGACTGAAAATAACAAGCCGGGCTCCTCTATGTGTTCTGTTACTGCCAGAGACCCAGACTGGAGACAGAACGGCACGGTGGTCTATTCTCTATTGCACAGTGATGTGAACGGTGTTCCGGTGTCCTCATTTTTATCCATCAACGGAGACACGGGGGTGATCCATGCTGTTAGAGCATTTGATTATGAGCAGTTTAGGAGCTTCAAAGTCCACGTTGTAGCCAGAGACAATGGATCTCCTCCACTCAGCAGTAACGTGTCAGTGAGTGTCTTCATAACAGATGAGAATGATAACTCCCCCCAGATATTATACCCTGCTCTAGCAGGGAACTCCTTGATGACTGAGATGGTCCCCAAAGCTGCTCTGGCGGGGTCCCTGGTTTCCAAGGTGATAGCTGTGGATGCTGACTCTGGACAGAATGCATGGCTTTCATATCACATCGTGAAATCGACTGATCCGGGACTTTTCACTATTGCTCTCCACAGTGGAGAGATCAGGGCACAGCGGGACATTTCTGAATCTGACACTATGAAGCAAAACCTTGTTATATCAGTGAAAGATAAcggacagccctctctctctacaacatgTGATGTATATTTACTCATATCAGATAACTTGGCTGAGGTTCCAGAACTGAAAGACATGGCTTATGAGGATAGTTCCAAACTTACTTCCTATTTGATCATCGCTCTGGTCTCTGTCTCCACCTTTTTTCTGACGTTCATTATTCTCATCCTGGCCGTGAGGTTCTGCCGCAGTGGAAAGCCTAGAATGTTGTTTGATGGAGCAGTCACCATTCCCAGTGCATATTTCCCTCCCAACTATGCAGAGGTGGATGGAGCTGGAACTCTCCGTAGTTCTTATAACTATGACGCATACCTGACAACCGGCTCACGCACCAGTGACTTCAAGTTTGTCAGATCTTACAATGACAGCACGCTGCCTGCTGACCAGACACTTAAGAAGAATCTAAATGACCCTCTTGGAGAAAATATCATCACTTTCAACACGTTGGGGGAGTGCGAGGTGAGATTTCACAGCTTTGACATTGTGACAAACGAAAAtgctttatttgtttatttagccGTTTTGCATAGTCCATCATTTGAAACTATAGGTAGCTTACTTTATTGTGTGTTAGGCTAATATTATTACAACAGTCTTGTCTCCTGTACTCTTTCAGTCATTTGATTCAGTCCCACTTTTCATCACTGATAATCTCTGAGGATGTATTTATTTTCCCGTCTTGATCCCATTTTACTGTGATTTAGTAAAACACGTAGGTCCGTTTCAGCACCACTTCAAAAACTGCAATAGGTAAAGACGTGGATTATGTTTGAAAGAAGCCCCGGATTTTAAATGCCTTTTTTCCCCCTTCGAAAACTGTAATGGGTAGAGACGTGGATTATGTTTGAAAGAAAGGTCTGATTTTAAAACGAACCTTTTCCAGTGATTATATTTTGAATTACTTTATTGGCATGGTCTTTTGAAGACTACATGGACAGACTACTTTGCCCATTGATCATTCGATTGAGATGTTGACTCACATGGGCTGTAACACAAAAGGCGATTCGTGTTTTTTACAATCCTGCATTTTGAAATAGTCTACCTCTGTTGATATGAGGGGTCCCATTATGTATTTTTAAAAACAATTAAACCCGGCATGTTTTCCTATGCGTTGCAGATCTTCTCCATGCAATTGGCGAGAGACTTTCACAACTATTTTCTGCAGTTTTATGAAACTACACGGAGTGTCGCTATTCACCAGCAGTAGCTTTATAATGAATCTCTCCACCCATTCTTGACATTTCCAGTGAGGGAGGGGACATCATTATTGCAGTGTAAAAGTCTCCTGCTTAACATTTTAACGTGGTGCATTTTGATCTGGTGGTTGTAAACGTTCCTTCGGTTGGATGGCACTGATTTTTATCACACTAATCGGCCTAATTGGAATGAGTTGTGTTACCTGAAAATGGAATACAAGGGATTCTCGTTCTCTGCATCGATGTTCGGCCTGCCTTTGTTTCTTATCCTGCTGCACACCAGCTATGGAGACGTTACCTATTCTGTTCTGGAGGAGATGAAACGCGGATCTGTTGTCGGAAATATAGCCAAGGATCTGGGACTGGATGCAAAACGACTTGTATATCGGAAAGCTCGTTTAGATGTTCAAGGTAGCAGCAAGCGTTATTGTGAAATCAATCTGAATACTGGGGATATGGTCATCGCTGAAATAATAGACAGGGAGCAGCTTTGCGGTAGGAGGATTTCATGCACCTTAAAATACGAGATGGTTCTGGAAAATCCTTTAGAATTACATAACATAATCTTACAGGTAGAAGATATTAATGACAATAGCCCACAATTTGGGGAAGACAGCGTTACGTTTGATATCCGAGAGTCAGCAGTCAAAGGCGCTCGATTTTCGGTGAATCCGGCTCATGATGCAGATATAGGACTGAACGCTGTTCAAAGCTACACTCTACAAAGGAACGACCATTTTAGCCTGGCTGTTCATACCAACCCAGGTTCTGAAAAGTATGGTGAGCTCGTGTTAGACACAGAGTTAGATCGAGAACAAAAGCAGGAGGTGACATTAATACTTACTGCTGTTGACGGTGGGACTCCACAGAAATCTGGTACTGTGGTCATACACGTCACTGTGTTGGATGCTAACGATAATACACCAGTGTTTAGCGAAAATGTCTATAAGGTCAGTGTACCAGAAAATGCTCCATTAGGTTCGTTAGTTGTTACTGTAACAGCCATCGATGCAGACGAGGGGGCAAATGGAGAAGTG is part of the Oncorhynchus clarkii lewisi isolate Uvic-CL-2024 chromosome 10, UVic_Ocla_1.0, whole genome shotgun sequence genome and encodes:
- the LOC139419768 gene encoding protocadherin beta-16-like: MGYIGFTVSAFVLHLAFVLSLIRISNGDMTYSIPEEMKRGSVVGNIAKDLGLDAKRLSARKARLEEDGTKHFCDINLNSGDLVVVERIDREQLCGPRISCGLKYEMVLESPLELHRISLQIQDVNDNSPQFADDVIKLEIRESADRGERFPINEAHDADIGQNAVQSYSLQRNDHFVLNVHTNRDGGKYGELVLEKELDREQKQEVTLLLTAVDGGTPQRSGTVVIHVTVLDANDNIPIFSQDVYKVSLPENSPLGTVVDTVRATDVDEGANGEVTYDLGRVSEELKNLFHLDSKTGVIILSGPIDYEEQPIYELRVLAKDGAGLVSYTKVLIDITDVNDNAPVILIKTLANPIPENVLPGTEVGIINVQDKDSEGNRQVRCSIQQNVPFKLNPSIKNYYSLVTTGELDREIISDYNITITATDEGTPPLSSSKTIHLSVSDVNDNPPAFEEQSYRAYVTENNKPGSSMCSVTARDPDWRQNGTVVYSLLHSDVNGVPVSSFLSINGDTGVIHAVRAFDYEQFRSFKVHVVARDNGSPPLSSNVSVSVFITDENDNSPQILYPALAGNSLMTEMVPKAALAGSLVSKVIAVDADSGQNAWLSYHIVKSTDPGLFTIALHSGEIRAQRDISESDTMKQNLVISVKDNGQPSLSTTCDVYLLISDNLAEVPELKDMAYEDSSKLTSYLIIALVSVSTFFLTFIILILAVRFCRSGKPRMLFDGAVTIPSAYFPPNYAEVDGAGTLRSSYNYDAYLTTGSRTSDFKFVRSYNDSTLPADQTLKKNLNDPLGENIITFNTLGECESFDSVPLFITDNL